From the Hevea brasiliensis isolate MT/VB/25A 57/8 chromosome 15, ASM3005281v1, whole genome shotgun sequence genome, one window contains:
- the LOC110673181 gene encoding RAN GTPase-activating protein 2, producing the protein MDAATMKSQHRPFSIKLWPPSQNTRQMLVTRITGNLTTKSIFTEKYGTLNKEEAEENAKRIEDVAFVTANQHYEMEPDGDGGSAVQLYAKECSKLILEVLKRGPAQKEDREVLVSEEAAAYHNKVFDISKGARAFIDATEAVDILRPLKEPGNSYTKICFSNRSFGLEAARVAQPILVSIKDQLKEVDLSDFIAGRPEAEALDVMNIFSSALEGSILKSLDLSNNALGEKGVRAFGALLQSQSCLEELYLMNDGISEEAARAVCELIPSTEKLRILHFHNNMTGDPGALAISEVLKRSPLLEDFRCSSTRIGTAGGIALSEALKTCIHLKKLDLRDNMFGAEAGVALGKALYKHAGLTEVYLSYLNLEDEGAVAIANSLKETAPALEVLEMAGNDVTVEAAPTVSACIAVKQNLRKLNLSENELKDEGAIQISKALEEGHLQLNEVDLSTNSIGRVGALVLAQVVVQKPNFKLLNINDNCISDEGIDEVKEIFKKFPGMLGPLDENSPEGCDDEEEYGEDQDDGDQHDLESKLNKLEVNEED; encoded by the coding sequence ATGGATGCTGCAACAATGAAGTCACAACACCGCCCGTTTTCAATTAAATTATGGCCACCTAGCCAAAACACAAGGCAAATGCTTGTGACTCGTATTACAGGAAATCTCACTACTAAGTCAATTTTCACCGAGAAGTATGGCACTCTGAATAAAGAGGAGGCTGAGGAGAATGCAAAGAGAATTGAAGATGTTGCTTTTGTCACTGCAAACCAACATTATGAAATGGAGCCAGATGGTGATGGAGGGTCTGCTGTGCAGCTATATGCAAAGGAGTGTAGTAAGCTAATTTTGGAAGTTCTCAAAAGAGGTCCTGCGCAAAAGGAGGACAGAGAAGTCCTGGTATCTGAAGAAGCTGCTGCATACCATAATAAAGTTTTTGATATATCTAAAGGCGCAAGAGCCTTTATTGATGCAACAGAGGCTGTGGATATACTTAGGCCATTAAAGGAGCCAGGGAATTCATATACTAAGATATGCTTCAGTAATAGAAGCTTTGGTCTAGAAGCTGCCCGTGTTGCTCAGCCCATTTTAGTTTCCATAAAGGATCAATTGAAGGAAGTTGATTTGTCGGATTTTATTGCTGGAAGACCAGAAGCAGAAGCTCTTGATGTTATGAATATATTTTCTTCTGCTCTGGAAGGTAGCATCCTGAAGTCCTTAGACCTCTCAAACAATGCCTTGGGGGAGAAGGGTGTGAGGGCCTTTGGGGCACTACTTCAATCACAAAGTTGCTTGGAGGAGCTTTATCTAATGAATGATGGCATTTCAGAGGAAGCTGCACGAGCAGTTTGTGAATTGATTCCTTCCACAGAGAAGCTTAGGATCCTTCATTTCCATAATAATATGACAGGAGATCCAGGGGCTCTTGCCATTTCTGAGGTTCTGAAACGTTCTCCCTTACTGGAAGATTTTCGATGCTCTTCCACAAGAATAGGCACAGCAGGAGGAATTGCCTTGTCAGAAGCGCTCAAGACTTGCATTCATTTGAAGAAGCTAGACCTGCGAGACAATATGTTTGGTGCAGAAGCTGGAGTTGCTCTGGGTAAAGCTCTTTACAAGCATGCTGGTCTGACTGAGgtttatttaagttatctgaatttGGAAGATGAGGGTGCTGTTGCCATAGCAAATTCTCTCAAGGAAACAGCTCCTGCGCTTGAAGTATTGGAAATGGCTGGAAATGACGTAACAGTTGAAGCTGCTCCTACTGTGTCTGCTTGCATAGCAGTGAAGCAGAATCTGAGAAAGTTGAACTTGTCTGAAAATGAGCTGAAGGATGAAGGTGCTATCCAGATTAGCAAGGCCTTGGAAGAAGGCCATCTTCAGTTGAATGAAGTTGATTTGAGCACCAACTCCATAGGAAGGGTTGGGGCTCTGGTCTTGGCACAAGTTGTGGTGCAGAAGCCCAACTTTAAATTGCTGAATATAAATGATAATTGCATCTCTGATGAAGGCATTGATgaggtgaaggaaatttttaagaaaTTCCCGGGCATGCTTGGGCCCTTGGATGAGAATAGTCCTGAAGGATGTGATGATGAAGAAGAATATGGAGAGGATCAGGATGATGGTGATCAGCATGACTTGGAATCCAAACTGAATAAACTTGAAGTTAATGAAGAGGATTAA
- the LOC110673179 gene encoding probable ATP-dependent DNA helicase CHR12 isoform X1, with amino-acid sequence MVAQLDHPPHQEPQPSSDHLEKTKSLICALNLVSRDLPLPPDLFNTVYSIYSNTQNAENGILDGAVHDENELLTFVQRDDAADPAGGDLITDLEDALSKQRPNCMSGFVLGESREKRYQGHILHRLHELEELPSTRGEDLQTKCLLELYGLKLAELQRKVQSEVSSEYWLRLNCASPDKQLFDWGMMRLRRPLYGIGDAFATEADDQFRKKRDVERLSRLEEEERNHIETRKRKFFAEILNAVREFQLQVQASLKRRKQRNDGVQAWHGRQRQRATRAEKLRFQALKADDQEAYMRLVKESKNERLTMLLEETNKLLVNLGAAVQRQKDGKHSDGIEPLKDSESDSPELDPSRNESPGDTPPEEDANIIDSDRNDDSSDLLEGQRQYNSAIHSIQEKVTEQPSILQGGQLRSYQLEGLQWMLSLFNNNLNGILADEMGLGKTIQTISLIAYLKEKKGVCGPHLIVAPKAVLPNWINEFSTWVPEDESRIKAVLYDGRLDERKALREQLSRDGNFDVLITHYDLIMRDKAFLKKIYWVYMIVDEGHRLKNHECALARTLLSGYQIQRRLLLTGTPIQNSLQELWSLLNFLLPNIFNSVQNFEEWFNAPFADRGDVTLTDEEQLLIIRRLHHVIRPFILRRKKDEVEKYLPGKSQVILKCDMSAWQKVYYQQVTEMGRVGLHTGSGKSKSLQNLSMQLRKCCNHPYLFVGEYNIWRREEIMRASGKFELLDRLLPKLRATDHRVLLFSQMTRLMDILEVYLQLHDYKYLRLDGSTKTEERGSLLKQFNAPDSPYFMFLLSTRAGGLGLNLQTADTVIIFDSDWNPQMDQQAEDRAHRIGQKKEVRVFVLVSVGSIEEVILERAKQKMGIDAKVIQAGLFNTTSTAQDRREMLEEIMRRGTSSLGTDVPSEREINRLAARSPEEFRIFEGMDKERRQKENYRSRLMEEHEVPEWAYSHPDKEDKTKALEQNNTAVLGKRRRKEVTYADTLSDLQWMKAVESGQDISKLSTKGRRREHLPAEGNESASNSAGTEKRAFELRNEVMTTASEGTSEDTFGSTQKRFKPDGGIHENPEYQSVEKSEHQGVRGNNWSGHVFTWNAHKKKRSSYIIQSSSSDSRGQNSNGRGNGWA; translated from the exons TTAACATTTGTGCAGCGGGATGACGCTGCGGATCCTGCGGGCGGAGATTTGATTACTGACCTTGAGGATGCACTATCAAAGCAACGGCCTAATTGCATGTCAGGTTTTGTACTGGGGGAATCAAGGGAAAAACGATATCAAGGCCATATTCTCCATCGGTTACATGAACTTGAAG AACTGCCTTCAACCAGAGGGGAGGACCTGCAGACCAAGTGCTTACTTGAACTTTATGGACTAAAG CTAGCAGAGTTGCAAAGGAAAGTACAATCAGAAGTGAGTTCAGAGTATTGGCTTCGCTTGAATTGTGCATCTCCTGATAAGCAGTTATTTGACTGGGGTATGATGAGATTGCGTCGACCTTTATATGGCATAGGAGATGCTTTTGCCACAGAAGCTGATGATCAATTCAGGAAGAAACGGGATGTGGAG AGGCTTTCAAGattagaagaagaagagagaaaccaTATAGAGACtaggaaaagaaaattttttgcaGAAATACTTAATGCAGTTCGAGAGTTCCAATTGCAAGTTCAGGCTTCTCTTAAGCGCAGAAAGCAAAGGAATGATGGGGTCCAG GCATGGCATGGAAGGCAAAGGCAGCGTGCTACTCGAGCTGAAAAACTGAGGTTTCAAGCCCTGAAGGCGGATGATCAAGAAGCTTATATGAGATTAGTAAAGGAGAGCAAGAATGAGCGACTTACAATGCTTCTTGAAGAAACAAATAAACTTCTTGTTAATTTGGGGGCTGCAGTTCAGCGTCAGAAAGACGGAAAACATTCAGATGGCATTGAACCCTTAAAAGACTCAGAATCTGATTCTCCTGAGTTGGATCCTTCAAGGAATGAAAGCCCAGGGGATACACCTCCTGAGGAAGATGCAAACATCATTGATTCTGATCGCAATGACGACAGTAGTGATTTACTTGAAGGTCAGCGACAGTATAACTCAGCCATTCATTCAATTCAGGAGAAG GTAACAGAGCAGCCATCCATTCTTCAAGGTGGACAATTAAGATCATACCAGTTAGAAGGACTTCAATGGATGCTCTCTTTGTTCAACAACAATTTAAATGGAATTTTAGCTGATGAGATGGGATTGGGGAAGACAATACAAACCATTTCATTGATTGCTTATCTGAAGGAGAAAAAAGGTGTCTGTGGGCCGCACTTGATAGTGGCTCCAAAGGCTGTACTACCCAATTGGATCAATGAATTCTCAACATGGGTTCCTGAGGATGA GTCCAGGATTAAAGCTGTTCTTTATGATGGGCGTCTAGACGAGAGAAAGGCATTGAGGGAACAGTTATCAAGAGATGGAAACTTTGATGTGTTGATCACACACTATGATCTAATCATGAGAGATAAAgcatttttgaaaaaaatttactGGGTTTACATGATTGTTGATGAAGGGCATCGATTAAAGAATCATGAGTGTGCTCTGGCACGAACTCTTCTGTCCGG CTACCAGATTCAACGTAGACTTCTACTAACTGGAACCCCAATCCAGAATAGCTTACAAGAATTATGGTCTCTGCTTAATTTTCTCCtcccaaatatttttaattcagttcagaaCTTTGAGGAATGGTTCAATGCTCCTTTCGCGGATAGGGGTGATGTTACTCTTACTGATGAGGAGCAGTTGTTGATCATTCGGCGTTTGCATCAT GTTATTAGGCCGTTTATACTGAGGAGGAAAAAAGATGAGGTGGAGAAATACCTCCCTGGGAAGTCCCAAGTTATACTGAAATGTGATATGTCAGCATGGCAGAAAGTTTATTACCAACAAGTTACGGAAATGGGCAGAGTTGGCCTACATACTG GCTCTGGGAAATCAAAAAGTCTACAGAACTTATCCATGCAGCTCAGAAAGTGTTGTAACCACCCATACCTATTTGTTGGAGAATATAATATATGGCGGAGGGAAGAAATCATGAGAGCTTCTGGAAAGTTTGAACTACTTGATCGTTTACTCCCAAAACTTCGAGCAACAGACCATAGAGTGCTGCTTTTCTCACAAATGACCCGTCTTATGGACATTCTTGAAGTTTATTTGCAACTACATGACTATAAGTATCTTAGACTTGATGGGTCAACAAAAACTGAGGAAAGAGGATCTTTACTAAAGCAATTCAATGCTCCAGACTCTCCTTATTTCATGTTTCTCTTAAGCACTCGTGCTGGAGGACTTGGTTTGAATTTACAAACAGCTGATACCGTCATAATATTTGATAGTGATTGGAATCCTCAAATGGACCAACAAGCAGAGGATCGGGCACATCGTATTGGACAAAAGAAGGAAGTTAGGGTCTTTGTGTTGGTTAGTGTTGGATCAATAGAAGAGGTAATCTTGGAGCGTGCAAAACAGAAGATGGGAATCGATGCCAAAGTTATCCAGGCAGGACTTTTTAATACAACATCCACTG CCCAGGACAGAAGAGAGATGTTAGAGGAGATAATGCGAAGAGGAACAAGCTCACTTGGTACAGATGTGCCAAGTGAGAGAGAAATTAACCGCCTTGCAGCTAGATCACCAGAAGAGTTTCGGATCTTTGAGGGTATGGATAAGGAGAGAAGGCAGAAGGAGAATTATAGATCTCGTCTTATGGAAGAGCACGAGGTACCTGAATGGGCATATTCCCACCCTGATAAGGAAGACAAAACCAAAGCATTAGAGCAGAATAATACTGCTGTCTTGGGGAAGCGGAGAAGAAAGGAGGTCACCTATGCTGATACATTAAGCGATTTACAATGGATGAAGGCTGTCGAAAGTGGACAAGACATATCAAAGCTGTCAACTAAAGGAAGGAGACGGGAACATCTTCCAGCCGAAGGCAATGAATCAGCTAGTAATAGTGCTGGAACAGAAAAAAGGGCTTTTGAATTGAGGAATGAAGTCATGACCACGGCAAGTGAGGGAACAAGTGAAGATACTTTTGGTTCAACCCAAAAGAGATTCAAGCCTGATGGAGGAATTCATGAAAATCCTGAATATCAGAGTGTAGAAAAGTCTGAACATCAAGGAGTCAGAGGAAACAATTGGAGTGGGCATGTGTTTACATGGAATGCCCATAAGAAGAAGAGATCTAGCTATATCATTCAGAGTTCATCTTCTGATTCCAGAGGGCAGAATTCCAATGGAAGGGGAAACGGTTGGGCCTGA
- the LOC110673179 gene encoding probable ATP-dependent DNA helicase CHR12 isoform X2 yields MVAQLDHPPHQEPQPSSDHLEKTKSLICALNLVSRDLPLPPDLFNTVYSIYSNTQNAENGILDGAVHDENELRDDAADPAGGDLITDLEDALSKQRPNCMSGFVLGESREKRYQGHILHRLHELEELPSTRGEDLQTKCLLELYGLKLAELQRKVQSEVSSEYWLRLNCASPDKQLFDWGMMRLRRPLYGIGDAFATEADDQFRKKRDVERLSRLEEEERNHIETRKRKFFAEILNAVREFQLQVQASLKRRKQRNDGVQAWHGRQRQRATRAEKLRFQALKADDQEAYMRLVKESKNERLTMLLEETNKLLVNLGAAVQRQKDGKHSDGIEPLKDSESDSPELDPSRNESPGDTPPEEDANIIDSDRNDDSSDLLEGQRQYNSAIHSIQEKVTEQPSILQGGQLRSYQLEGLQWMLSLFNNNLNGILADEMGLGKTIQTISLIAYLKEKKGVCGPHLIVAPKAVLPNWINEFSTWVPEDESRIKAVLYDGRLDERKALREQLSRDGNFDVLITHYDLIMRDKAFLKKIYWVYMIVDEGHRLKNHECALARTLLSGYQIQRRLLLTGTPIQNSLQELWSLLNFLLPNIFNSVQNFEEWFNAPFADRGDVTLTDEEQLLIIRRLHHVIRPFILRRKKDEVEKYLPGKSQVILKCDMSAWQKVYYQQVTEMGRVGLHTGSGKSKSLQNLSMQLRKCCNHPYLFVGEYNIWRREEIMRASGKFELLDRLLPKLRATDHRVLLFSQMTRLMDILEVYLQLHDYKYLRLDGSTKTEERGSLLKQFNAPDSPYFMFLLSTRAGGLGLNLQTADTVIIFDSDWNPQMDQQAEDRAHRIGQKKEVRVFVLVSVGSIEEVILERAKQKMGIDAKVIQAGLFNTTSTAQDRREMLEEIMRRGTSSLGTDVPSEREINRLAARSPEEFRIFEGMDKERRQKENYRSRLMEEHEVPEWAYSHPDKEDKTKALEQNNTAVLGKRRRKEVTYADTLSDLQWMKAVESGQDISKLSTKGRRREHLPAEGNESASNSAGTEKRAFELRNEVMTTASEGTSEDTFGSTQKRFKPDGGIHENPEYQSVEKSEHQGVRGNNWSGHVFTWNAHKKKRSSYIIQSSSSDSRGQNSNGRGNGWA; encoded by the exons CGGGATGACGCTGCGGATCCTGCGGGCGGAGATTTGATTACTGACCTTGAGGATGCACTATCAAAGCAACGGCCTAATTGCATGTCAGGTTTTGTACTGGGGGAATCAAGGGAAAAACGATATCAAGGCCATATTCTCCATCGGTTACATGAACTTGAAG AACTGCCTTCAACCAGAGGGGAGGACCTGCAGACCAAGTGCTTACTTGAACTTTATGGACTAAAG CTAGCAGAGTTGCAAAGGAAAGTACAATCAGAAGTGAGTTCAGAGTATTGGCTTCGCTTGAATTGTGCATCTCCTGATAAGCAGTTATTTGACTGGGGTATGATGAGATTGCGTCGACCTTTATATGGCATAGGAGATGCTTTTGCCACAGAAGCTGATGATCAATTCAGGAAGAAACGGGATGTGGAG AGGCTTTCAAGattagaagaagaagagagaaaccaTATAGAGACtaggaaaagaaaattttttgcaGAAATACTTAATGCAGTTCGAGAGTTCCAATTGCAAGTTCAGGCTTCTCTTAAGCGCAGAAAGCAAAGGAATGATGGGGTCCAG GCATGGCATGGAAGGCAAAGGCAGCGTGCTACTCGAGCTGAAAAACTGAGGTTTCAAGCCCTGAAGGCGGATGATCAAGAAGCTTATATGAGATTAGTAAAGGAGAGCAAGAATGAGCGACTTACAATGCTTCTTGAAGAAACAAATAAACTTCTTGTTAATTTGGGGGCTGCAGTTCAGCGTCAGAAAGACGGAAAACATTCAGATGGCATTGAACCCTTAAAAGACTCAGAATCTGATTCTCCTGAGTTGGATCCTTCAAGGAATGAAAGCCCAGGGGATACACCTCCTGAGGAAGATGCAAACATCATTGATTCTGATCGCAATGACGACAGTAGTGATTTACTTGAAGGTCAGCGACAGTATAACTCAGCCATTCATTCAATTCAGGAGAAG GTAACAGAGCAGCCATCCATTCTTCAAGGTGGACAATTAAGATCATACCAGTTAGAAGGACTTCAATGGATGCTCTCTTTGTTCAACAACAATTTAAATGGAATTTTAGCTGATGAGATGGGATTGGGGAAGACAATACAAACCATTTCATTGATTGCTTATCTGAAGGAGAAAAAAGGTGTCTGTGGGCCGCACTTGATAGTGGCTCCAAAGGCTGTACTACCCAATTGGATCAATGAATTCTCAACATGGGTTCCTGAGGATGA GTCCAGGATTAAAGCTGTTCTTTATGATGGGCGTCTAGACGAGAGAAAGGCATTGAGGGAACAGTTATCAAGAGATGGAAACTTTGATGTGTTGATCACACACTATGATCTAATCATGAGAGATAAAgcatttttgaaaaaaatttactGGGTTTACATGATTGTTGATGAAGGGCATCGATTAAAGAATCATGAGTGTGCTCTGGCACGAACTCTTCTGTCCGG CTACCAGATTCAACGTAGACTTCTACTAACTGGAACCCCAATCCAGAATAGCTTACAAGAATTATGGTCTCTGCTTAATTTTCTCCtcccaaatatttttaattcagttcagaaCTTTGAGGAATGGTTCAATGCTCCTTTCGCGGATAGGGGTGATGTTACTCTTACTGATGAGGAGCAGTTGTTGATCATTCGGCGTTTGCATCAT GTTATTAGGCCGTTTATACTGAGGAGGAAAAAAGATGAGGTGGAGAAATACCTCCCTGGGAAGTCCCAAGTTATACTGAAATGTGATATGTCAGCATGGCAGAAAGTTTATTACCAACAAGTTACGGAAATGGGCAGAGTTGGCCTACATACTG GCTCTGGGAAATCAAAAAGTCTACAGAACTTATCCATGCAGCTCAGAAAGTGTTGTAACCACCCATACCTATTTGTTGGAGAATATAATATATGGCGGAGGGAAGAAATCATGAGAGCTTCTGGAAAGTTTGAACTACTTGATCGTTTACTCCCAAAACTTCGAGCAACAGACCATAGAGTGCTGCTTTTCTCACAAATGACCCGTCTTATGGACATTCTTGAAGTTTATTTGCAACTACATGACTATAAGTATCTTAGACTTGATGGGTCAACAAAAACTGAGGAAAGAGGATCTTTACTAAAGCAATTCAATGCTCCAGACTCTCCTTATTTCATGTTTCTCTTAAGCACTCGTGCTGGAGGACTTGGTTTGAATTTACAAACAGCTGATACCGTCATAATATTTGATAGTGATTGGAATCCTCAAATGGACCAACAAGCAGAGGATCGGGCACATCGTATTGGACAAAAGAAGGAAGTTAGGGTCTTTGTGTTGGTTAGTGTTGGATCAATAGAAGAGGTAATCTTGGAGCGTGCAAAACAGAAGATGGGAATCGATGCCAAAGTTATCCAGGCAGGACTTTTTAATACAACATCCACTG CCCAGGACAGAAGAGAGATGTTAGAGGAGATAATGCGAAGAGGAACAAGCTCACTTGGTACAGATGTGCCAAGTGAGAGAGAAATTAACCGCCTTGCAGCTAGATCACCAGAAGAGTTTCGGATCTTTGAGGGTATGGATAAGGAGAGAAGGCAGAAGGAGAATTATAGATCTCGTCTTATGGAAGAGCACGAGGTACCTGAATGGGCATATTCCCACCCTGATAAGGAAGACAAAACCAAAGCATTAGAGCAGAATAATACTGCTGTCTTGGGGAAGCGGAGAAGAAAGGAGGTCACCTATGCTGATACATTAAGCGATTTACAATGGATGAAGGCTGTCGAAAGTGGACAAGACATATCAAAGCTGTCAACTAAAGGAAGGAGACGGGAACATCTTCCAGCCGAAGGCAATGAATCAGCTAGTAATAGTGCTGGAACAGAAAAAAGGGCTTTTGAATTGAGGAATGAAGTCATGACCACGGCAAGTGAGGGAACAAGTGAAGATACTTTTGGTTCAACCCAAAAGAGATTCAAGCCTGATGGAGGAATTCATGAAAATCCTGAATATCAGAGTGTAGAAAAGTCTGAACATCAAGGAGTCAGAGGAAACAATTGGAGTGGGCATGTGTTTACATGGAATGCCCATAAGAAGAAGAGATCTAGCTATATCATTCAGAGTTCATCTTCTGATTCCAGAGGGCAGAATTCCAATGGAAGGGGAAACGGTTGGGCCTGA